A genomic segment from Pelobates fuscus isolate aPelFus1 chromosome 7, aPelFus1.pri, whole genome shotgun sequence encodes:
- the TMCC1 gene encoding transmembrane and coiled-coil domains protein 1 isoform X4: MEVYWTPGVIYEDVIDRLEGGNLSQASSMVSSAADGMLGTDTMDGAPDPQRTKAAILQLQQKILKLTEQIKIEQTARDDNVAEYLKLANNADRQQGARIKQVFEKKNQKSSQNILHLQKKLEHYHRKLREVEQNGIARQPKDVFRDMHQGLKGVGARVTGFSEGVVDSVRGGLSSFSQATHSAAGAVVSKPREIASLLRNRFGSSDNISSLDDPTGLSSTGEDITPSKGLGTLNMLQASPKYGSEEDCSSATSGSLGANSTSGGPGGGGGGGSSRTNTLDLHGLTGLEVVIQEIQDIRETQNRMEDSLEGLRSQFQSDYTFILQSLQEERYRCERLEEQLNDLTELHQNEILNLKQELASMEEKIAYQSYERARDIQEALEACQTRISKMELQQQQQQVVQLEGLENATARNLLGKLINILLALMAVVLVFVSTVANCVVPLLKTRGRTFGTLLLVLVAAILWKHWDSFSEHLERLLSPPR, translated from the exons ATGGAAGTATATTGGACCCCTGGAGTAATCTATGAAGACGTG ATTGACCGACTGGAAGGAGGAAACCTCTCACAGGCGTCCAGCATGGTGTCCTCCGCAGCAGATGGCATGCTGGGCACAGATACCATGGATGGTGCTCCAGATCCACAGAGAACCAAGGCTGCAATTTTACAACTGCAACAGAAGATCCTCAAATTGACAGAACAAATTAAGATCGAGCAAACGGCAAGAGACGACAATGTTGCTGAATATCTAAAGCTGGCAAACAACGCAGACAGGCAGCAGGGTGCCCGCATCAAACAG GTCTTTGAGAAGAAGAACCAAAAGTCTTCTCAAAACATCCTTCATCTCCAGAAGAAACTTGAGCACTACCATCGCAAACTGCGTGAAGTGGAACAGAATGGGATCGCTCGACAGCCCAAAGATGTTTTTCGGGACATGCACCAAGGGCTGAAGGGTGTGGGGGCACGAGTGACTGGTTTCAGTGAAGGGGTGGTGGACAGTGTCAGGGGAGGTCTCTCCAGTTTCTCACAAGCCACCCACTCTGCTGCTGGTGCTGTGGTATCTAAGCCGCGTGAGATTGCATCCTTACTGCGCAACAGATTTGGCAGCAGTGATAATATTTCATCCCTTGATGATCCAACAGGCTTGTCTTCCACAGGAGAAGACATCACTCCAAGTAAGGGTTTGGGGACCCTAAACATGCTTCAGGCAAGTCCCAAATATGGAAGTGAGGAGGACTGTTCCAGTGCAACTTCAGGATCTCTAGGGGCCAACAGCACTAGCGGCGGGCCTGGtgggggaggtggagggggaaGCTCACGAACAAACACTTTGGATCTCCATGGACTAACAGGACTGGAAGTGGTAATTCAGGAGATCCAGGACATCCGAGAAACTCAGAACAGAATGGAGGATTCATTGGAAGGGCTGAGGAGTCAATTTCAGAGTGACTACACATTCATCCTACAGTCTTTGCAAGAGGAGAGATACAG GTGCGAGCGTCTGGAGGAACAACTTAATGACTTAACAGAGCTTCACCAGAATGAAATTCTCAATCTGAAGCAGGAGTTGGCCAGCATGGAGGAGAAGATCGCTTATCAGTCCTATGAGAGAGCACGGGATATCCAG GAAGCATTGGAAGCTTGTCAGACGCGGATCTCAAAGATGGAGCTTCAACAGCAGCAGCAACAAGTGGTCCAGCTCGAAGGCTTGGAAAATGCCACCGCAAGAAACCTGCTGGGGAAACTGATCAACATCCTTCTGGCTCTTATGGCCGTGGTTCTGGTCTTTGTATCCACTGTGGCCAACTGTGTGGTTCCACTACTGAAGACCCGTGGCCGGACTTTTGGGACGCTGCTTCTAGTTCTAGTGGCTGCTATTCTTTGGAAACACTGGGATTCCTTCTCTGAACACCTGGAGCGATTGCTTTCTCCTCCAAGATAA
- the TMCC1 gene encoding transmembrane and coiled-coil domains protein 1 isoform X6, with protein sequence MHWEKLLRLQTQIDRLEGGNLSQASSMVSSAADGMLGTDTMDGAPDPQRTKAAILQLQQKILKLTEQIKIEQTARDDNVAEYLKLANNADRQQGARIKQVFEKKNQKSSQNILHLQKKLEHYHRKLREVEQNGIARQPKDVFRDMHQGLKGVGARVTGFSEGVVDSVRGGLSSFSQATHSAAGAVVSKPREIASLLRNRFGSSDNISSLDDPTGLSSTGEDITPSKGLGTLNMLQASPKYGSEEDCSSATSGSLGANSTSGGPGGGGGGGSSRTNTLDLHGLTGLEVVIQEIQDIRETQNRMEDSLEGLRSQFQSDYTFILQSLQEERYRCERLEEQLNDLTELHQNEILNLKQELASMEEKIAYQSYERARDIQEALEACQTRISKMELQQQQQQVVQLEGLENATARNLLGKLINILLALMAVVLVFVSTVANCVVPLLKTRGRTFGTLLLVLVAAILWKHWDSFSEHLERLLSPPR encoded by the exons ATGCACTGGGAGAAATTACTGAGACTGCAGACACAG ATTGACCGACTGGAAGGAGGAAACCTCTCACAGGCGTCCAGCATGGTGTCCTCCGCAGCAGATGGCATGCTGGGCACAGATACCATGGATGGTGCTCCAGATCCACAGAGAACCAAGGCTGCAATTTTACAACTGCAACAGAAGATCCTCAAATTGACAGAACAAATTAAGATCGAGCAAACGGCAAGAGACGACAATGTTGCTGAATATCTAAAGCTGGCAAACAACGCAGACAGGCAGCAGGGTGCCCGCATCAAACAG GTCTTTGAGAAGAAGAACCAAAAGTCTTCTCAAAACATCCTTCATCTCCAGAAGAAACTTGAGCACTACCATCGCAAACTGCGTGAAGTGGAACAGAATGGGATCGCTCGACAGCCCAAAGATGTTTTTCGGGACATGCACCAAGGGCTGAAGGGTGTGGGGGCACGAGTGACTGGTTTCAGTGAAGGGGTGGTGGACAGTGTCAGGGGAGGTCTCTCCAGTTTCTCACAAGCCACCCACTCTGCTGCTGGTGCTGTGGTATCTAAGCCGCGTGAGATTGCATCCTTACTGCGCAACAGATTTGGCAGCAGTGATAATATTTCATCCCTTGATGATCCAACAGGCTTGTCTTCCACAGGAGAAGACATCACTCCAAGTAAGGGTTTGGGGACCCTAAACATGCTTCAGGCAAGTCCCAAATATGGAAGTGAGGAGGACTGTTCCAGTGCAACTTCAGGATCTCTAGGGGCCAACAGCACTAGCGGCGGGCCTGGtgggggaggtggagggggaaGCTCACGAACAAACACTTTGGATCTCCATGGACTAACAGGACTGGAAGTGGTAATTCAGGAGATCCAGGACATCCGAGAAACTCAGAACAGAATGGAGGATTCATTGGAAGGGCTGAGGAGTCAATTTCAGAGTGACTACACATTCATCCTACAGTCTTTGCAAGAGGAGAGATACAG GTGCGAGCGTCTGGAGGAACAACTTAATGACTTAACAGAGCTTCACCAGAATGAAATTCTCAATCTGAAGCAGGAGTTGGCCAGCATGGAGGAGAAGATCGCTTATCAGTCCTATGAGAGAGCACGGGATATCCAG GAAGCATTGGAAGCTTGTCAGACGCGGATCTCAAAGATGGAGCTTCAACAGCAGCAGCAACAAGTGGTCCAGCTCGAAGGCTTGGAAAATGCCACCGCAAGAAACCTGCTGGGGAAACTGATCAACATCCTTCTGGCTCTTATGGCCGTGGTTCTGGTCTTTGTATCCACTGTGGCCAACTGTGTGGTTCCACTACTGAAGACCCGTGGCCGGACTTTTGGGACGCTGCTTCTAGTTCTAGTGGCTGCTATTCTTTGGAAACACTGGGATTCCTTCTCTGAACACCTGGAGCGATTGCTTTCTCCTCCAAGATAA
- the TMCC1 gene encoding transmembrane and coiled-coil domains protein 1 isoform X3 encodes MQGPLTGYYQYSERPTEWIDRLEGGNLSQASSMVSSAADGMLGTDTMDGAPDPQRTKAAILQLQQKILKLTEQIKIEQTARDDNVAEYLKLANNADRQQGARIKQVFEKKNQKSSQNILHLQKKLEHYHRKLREVEQNGIARQPKDVFRDMHQGLKGVGARVTGFSEGVVDSVRGGLSSFSQATHSAAGAVVSKPREIASLLRNRFGSSDNISSLDDPTGLSSTGEDITPSKGLGTLNMLQASPKYGSEEDCSSATSGSLGANSTSGGPGGGGGGGSSRTNTLDLHGLTGLEVVIQEIQDIRETQNRMEDSLEGLRSQFQSDYTFILQSLQEERYRCERLEEQLNDLTELHQNEILNLKQELASMEEKIAYQSYERARDIQEALEACQTRISKMELQQQQQQVVQLEGLENATARNLLGKLINILLALMAVVLVFVSTVANCVVPLLKTRGRTFGTLLLVLVAAILWKHWDSFSEHLERLLSPPR; translated from the exons ATGCAAGGTCCGCTGACTGGCTACTACCAGTACAGTGAAAGGCCCACTGAATGG ATTGACCGACTGGAAGGAGGAAACCTCTCACAGGCGTCCAGCATGGTGTCCTCCGCAGCAGATGGCATGCTGGGCACAGATACCATGGATGGTGCTCCAGATCCACAGAGAACCAAGGCTGCAATTTTACAACTGCAACAGAAGATCCTCAAATTGACAGAACAAATTAAGATCGAGCAAACGGCAAGAGACGACAATGTTGCTGAATATCTAAAGCTGGCAAACAACGCAGACAGGCAGCAGGGTGCCCGCATCAAACAG GTCTTTGAGAAGAAGAACCAAAAGTCTTCTCAAAACATCCTTCATCTCCAGAAGAAACTTGAGCACTACCATCGCAAACTGCGTGAAGTGGAACAGAATGGGATCGCTCGACAGCCCAAAGATGTTTTTCGGGACATGCACCAAGGGCTGAAGGGTGTGGGGGCACGAGTGACTGGTTTCAGTGAAGGGGTGGTGGACAGTGTCAGGGGAGGTCTCTCCAGTTTCTCACAAGCCACCCACTCTGCTGCTGGTGCTGTGGTATCTAAGCCGCGTGAGATTGCATCCTTACTGCGCAACAGATTTGGCAGCAGTGATAATATTTCATCCCTTGATGATCCAACAGGCTTGTCTTCCACAGGAGAAGACATCACTCCAAGTAAGGGTTTGGGGACCCTAAACATGCTTCAGGCAAGTCCCAAATATGGAAGTGAGGAGGACTGTTCCAGTGCAACTTCAGGATCTCTAGGGGCCAACAGCACTAGCGGCGGGCCTGGtgggggaggtggagggggaaGCTCACGAACAAACACTTTGGATCTCCATGGACTAACAGGACTGGAAGTGGTAATTCAGGAGATCCAGGACATCCGAGAAACTCAGAACAGAATGGAGGATTCATTGGAAGGGCTGAGGAGTCAATTTCAGAGTGACTACACATTCATCCTACAGTCTTTGCAAGAGGAGAGATACAG GTGCGAGCGTCTGGAGGAACAACTTAATGACTTAACAGAGCTTCACCAGAATGAAATTCTCAATCTGAAGCAGGAGTTGGCCAGCATGGAGGAGAAGATCGCTTATCAGTCCTATGAGAGAGCACGGGATATCCAG GAAGCATTGGAAGCTTGTCAGACGCGGATCTCAAAGATGGAGCTTCAACAGCAGCAGCAACAAGTGGTCCAGCTCGAAGGCTTGGAAAATGCCACCGCAAGAAACCTGCTGGGGAAACTGATCAACATCCTTCTGGCTCTTATGGCCGTGGTTCTGGTCTTTGTATCCACTGTGGCCAACTGTGTGGTTCCACTACTGAAGACCCGTGGCCGGACTTTTGGGACGCTGCTTCTAGTTCTAGTGGCTGCTATTCTTTGGAAACACTGGGATTCCTTCTCTGAACACCTGGAGCGATTGCTTTCTCCTCCAAGATAA
- the TMCC1 gene encoding transmembrane and coiled-coil domains protein 1 isoform X2 — protein MRAGCCSRDQSVHEHGMEASSSENIDRLEGGNLSQASSMVSSAADGMLGTDTMDGAPDPQRTKAAILQLQQKILKLTEQIKIEQTARDDNVAEYLKLANNADRQQGARIKQVFEKKNQKSSQNILHLQKKLEHYHRKLREVEQNGIARQPKDVFRDMHQGLKGVGARVTGFSEGVVDSVRGGLSSFSQATHSAAGAVVSKPREIASLLRNRFGSSDNISSLDDPTGLSSTGEDITPSKGLGTLNMLQASPKYGSEEDCSSATSGSLGANSTSGGPGGGGGGGSSRTNTLDLHGLTGLEVVIQEIQDIRETQNRMEDSLEGLRSQFQSDYTFILQSLQEERYRCERLEEQLNDLTELHQNEILNLKQELASMEEKIAYQSYERARDIQEALEACQTRISKMELQQQQQQVVQLEGLENATARNLLGKLINILLALMAVVLVFVSTVANCVVPLLKTRGRTFGTLLLVLVAAILWKHWDSFSEHLERLLSPPR, from the exons ATTGACCGACTGGAAGGAGGAAACCTCTCACAGGCGTCCAGCATGGTGTCCTCCGCAGCAGATGGCATGCTGGGCACAGATACCATGGATGGTGCTCCAGATCCACAGAGAACCAAGGCTGCAATTTTACAACTGCAACAGAAGATCCTCAAATTGACAGAACAAATTAAGATCGAGCAAACGGCAAGAGACGACAATGTTGCTGAATATCTAAAGCTGGCAAACAACGCAGACAGGCAGCAGGGTGCCCGCATCAAACAG GTCTTTGAGAAGAAGAACCAAAAGTCTTCTCAAAACATCCTTCATCTCCAGAAGAAACTTGAGCACTACCATCGCAAACTGCGTGAAGTGGAACAGAATGGGATCGCTCGACAGCCCAAAGATGTTTTTCGGGACATGCACCAAGGGCTGAAGGGTGTGGGGGCACGAGTGACTGGTTTCAGTGAAGGGGTGGTGGACAGTGTCAGGGGAGGTCTCTCCAGTTTCTCACAAGCCACCCACTCTGCTGCTGGTGCTGTGGTATCTAAGCCGCGTGAGATTGCATCCTTACTGCGCAACAGATTTGGCAGCAGTGATAATATTTCATCCCTTGATGATCCAACAGGCTTGTCTTCCACAGGAGAAGACATCACTCCAAGTAAGGGTTTGGGGACCCTAAACATGCTTCAGGCAAGTCCCAAATATGGAAGTGAGGAGGACTGTTCCAGTGCAACTTCAGGATCTCTAGGGGCCAACAGCACTAGCGGCGGGCCTGGtgggggaggtggagggggaaGCTCACGAACAAACACTTTGGATCTCCATGGACTAACAGGACTGGAAGTGGTAATTCAGGAGATCCAGGACATCCGAGAAACTCAGAACAGAATGGAGGATTCATTGGAAGGGCTGAGGAGTCAATTTCAGAGTGACTACACATTCATCCTACAGTCTTTGCAAGAGGAGAGATACAG GTGCGAGCGTCTGGAGGAACAACTTAATGACTTAACAGAGCTTCACCAGAATGAAATTCTCAATCTGAAGCAGGAGTTGGCCAGCATGGAGGAGAAGATCGCTTATCAGTCCTATGAGAGAGCACGGGATATCCAG GAAGCATTGGAAGCTTGTCAGACGCGGATCTCAAAGATGGAGCTTCAACAGCAGCAGCAACAAGTGGTCCAGCTCGAAGGCTTGGAAAATGCCACCGCAAGAAACCTGCTGGGGAAACTGATCAACATCCTTCTGGCTCTTATGGCCGTGGTTCTGGTCTTTGTATCCACTGTGGCCAACTGTGTGGTTCCACTACTGAAGACCCGTGGCCGGACTTTTGGGACGCTGCTTCTAGTTCTAGTGGCTGCTATTCTTTGGAAACACTGGGATTCCTTCTCTGAACACCTGGAGCGATTGCTTTCTCCTCCAAGATAA
- the TMCC1 gene encoding transmembrane and coiled-coil domains protein 1 isoform X5 has translation MVQRFSLRRQLSKIDRLEGGNLSQASSMVSSAADGMLGTDTMDGAPDPQRTKAAILQLQQKILKLTEQIKIEQTARDDNVAEYLKLANNADRQQGARIKQVFEKKNQKSSQNILHLQKKLEHYHRKLREVEQNGIARQPKDVFRDMHQGLKGVGARVTGFSEGVVDSVRGGLSSFSQATHSAAGAVVSKPREIASLLRNRFGSSDNISSLDDPTGLSSTGEDITPSKGLGTLNMLQASPKYGSEEDCSSATSGSLGANSTSGGPGGGGGGGSSRTNTLDLHGLTGLEVVIQEIQDIRETQNRMEDSLEGLRSQFQSDYTFILQSLQEERYRCERLEEQLNDLTELHQNEILNLKQELASMEEKIAYQSYERARDIQEALEACQTRISKMELQQQQQQVVQLEGLENATARNLLGKLINILLALMAVVLVFVSTVANCVVPLLKTRGRTFGTLLLVLVAAILWKHWDSFSEHLERLLSPPR, from the exons ATTGACCGACTGGAAGGAGGAAACCTCTCACAGGCGTCCAGCATGGTGTCCTCCGCAGCAGATGGCATGCTGGGCACAGATACCATGGATGGTGCTCCAGATCCACAGAGAACCAAGGCTGCAATTTTACAACTGCAACAGAAGATCCTCAAATTGACAGAACAAATTAAGATCGAGCAAACGGCAAGAGACGACAATGTTGCTGAATATCTAAAGCTGGCAAACAACGCAGACAGGCAGCAGGGTGCCCGCATCAAACAG GTCTTTGAGAAGAAGAACCAAAAGTCTTCTCAAAACATCCTTCATCTCCAGAAGAAACTTGAGCACTACCATCGCAAACTGCGTGAAGTGGAACAGAATGGGATCGCTCGACAGCCCAAAGATGTTTTTCGGGACATGCACCAAGGGCTGAAGGGTGTGGGGGCACGAGTGACTGGTTTCAGTGAAGGGGTGGTGGACAGTGTCAGGGGAGGTCTCTCCAGTTTCTCACAAGCCACCCACTCTGCTGCTGGTGCTGTGGTATCTAAGCCGCGTGAGATTGCATCCTTACTGCGCAACAGATTTGGCAGCAGTGATAATATTTCATCCCTTGATGATCCAACAGGCTTGTCTTCCACAGGAGAAGACATCACTCCAAGTAAGGGTTTGGGGACCCTAAACATGCTTCAGGCAAGTCCCAAATATGGAAGTGAGGAGGACTGTTCCAGTGCAACTTCAGGATCTCTAGGGGCCAACAGCACTAGCGGCGGGCCTGGtgggggaggtggagggggaaGCTCACGAACAAACACTTTGGATCTCCATGGACTAACAGGACTGGAAGTGGTAATTCAGGAGATCCAGGACATCCGAGAAACTCAGAACAGAATGGAGGATTCATTGGAAGGGCTGAGGAGTCAATTTCAGAGTGACTACACATTCATCCTACAGTCTTTGCAAGAGGAGAGATACAG GTGCGAGCGTCTGGAGGAACAACTTAATGACTTAACAGAGCTTCACCAGAATGAAATTCTCAATCTGAAGCAGGAGTTGGCCAGCATGGAGGAGAAGATCGCTTATCAGTCCTATGAGAGAGCACGGGATATCCAG GAAGCATTGGAAGCTTGTCAGACGCGGATCTCAAAGATGGAGCTTCAACAGCAGCAGCAACAAGTGGTCCAGCTCGAAGGCTTGGAAAATGCCACCGCAAGAAACCTGCTGGGGAAACTGATCAACATCCTTCTGGCTCTTATGGCCGTGGTTCTGGTCTTTGTATCCACTGTGGCCAACTGTGTGGTTCCACTACTGAAGACCCGTGGCCGGACTTTTGGGACGCTGCTTCTAGTTCTAGTGGCTGCTATTCTTTGGAAACACTGGGATTCCTTCTCTGAACACCTGGAGCGATTGCTTTCTCCTCCAAGATAA
- the TMCC1 gene encoding transmembrane and coiled-coil domains protein 1 isoform X7, with amino-acid sequence MVSSAADGMLGTDTMDGAPDPQRTKAAILQLQQKILKLTEQIKIEQTARDDNVAEYLKLANNADRQQGARIKQVFEKKNQKSSQNILHLQKKLEHYHRKLREVEQNGIARQPKDVFRDMHQGLKGVGARVTGFSEGVVDSVRGGLSSFSQATHSAAGAVVSKPREIASLLRNRFGSSDNISSLDDPTGLSSTGEDITPSKGLGTLNMLQASPKYGSEEDCSSATSGSLGANSTSGGPGGGGGGGSSRTNTLDLHGLTGLEVVIQEIQDIRETQNRMEDSLEGLRSQFQSDYTFILQSLQEERYRCERLEEQLNDLTELHQNEILNLKQELASMEEKIAYQSYERARDIQEALEACQTRISKMELQQQQQQVVQLEGLENATARNLLGKLINILLALMAVVLVFVSTVANCVVPLLKTRGRTFGTLLLVLVAAILWKHWDSFSEHLERLLSPPR; translated from the exons ATGGTGTCCTCCGCAGCAGATGGCATGCTGGGCACAGATACCATGGATGGTGCTCCAGATCCACAGAGAACCAAGGCTGCAATTTTACAACTGCAACAGAAGATCCTCAAATTGACAGAACAAATTAAGATCGAGCAAACGGCAAGAGACGACAATGTTGCTGAATATCTAAAGCTGGCAAACAACGCAGACAGGCAGCAGGGTGCCCGCATCAAACAG GTCTTTGAGAAGAAGAACCAAAAGTCTTCTCAAAACATCCTTCATCTCCAGAAGAAACTTGAGCACTACCATCGCAAACTGCGTGAAGTGGAACAGAATGGGATCGCTCGACAGCCCAAAGATGTTTTTCGGGACATGCACCAAGGGCTGAAGGGTGTGGGGGCACGAGTGACTGGTTTCAGTGAAGGGGTGGTGGACAGTGTCAGGGGAGGTCTCTCCAGTTTCTCACAAGCCACCCACTCTGCTGCTGGTGCTGTGGTATCTAAGCCGCGTGAGATTGCATCCTTACTGCGCAACAGATTTGGCAGCAGTGATAATATTTCATCCCTTGATGATCCAACAGGCTTGTCTTCCACAGGAGAAGACATCACTCCAAGTAAGGGTTTGGGGACCCTAAACATGCTTCAGGCAAGTCCCAAATATGGAAGTGAGGAGGACTGTTCCAGTGCAACTTCAGGATCTCTAGGGGCCAACAGCACTAGCGGCGGGCCTGGtgggggaggtggagggggaaGCTCACGAACAAACACTTTGGATCTCCATGGACTAACAGGACTGGAAGTGGTAATTCAGGAGATCCAGGACATCCGAGAAACTCAGAACAGAATGGAGGATTCATTGGAAGGGCTGAGGAGTCAATTTCAGAGTGACTACACATTCATCCTACAGTCTTTGCAAGAGGAGAGATACAG GTGCGAGCGTCTGGAGGAACAACTTAATGACTTAACAGAGCTTCACCAGAATGAAATTCTCAATCTGAAGCAGGAGTTGGCCAGCATGGAGGAGAAGATCGCTTATCAGTCCTATGAGAGAGCACGGGATATCCAG GAAGCATTGGAAGCTTGTCAGACGCGGATCTCAAAGATGGAGCTTCAACAGCAGCAGCAACAAGTGGTCCAGCTCGAAGGCTTGGAAAATGCCACCGCAAGAAACCTGCTGGGGAAACTGATCAACATCCTTCTGGCTCTTATGGCCGTGGTTCTGGTCTTTGTATCCACTGTGGCCAACTGTGTGGTTCCACTACTGAAGACCCGTGGCCGGACTTTTGGGACGCTGCTTCTAGTTCTAGTGGCTGCTATTCTTTGGAAACACTGGGATTCCTTCTCTGAACACCTGGAGCGATTGCTTTCTCCTCCAAGATAA